The Echinicola rosea genome has a segment encoding these proteins:
- a CDS encoding IS256 family transposase, whose protein sequence is MKKEDLLNDDFLKQFKNGEELQTFLGELQKRAVEKMLEGELDSHLGYRKNEQSDNPNSRNGHTSKKIKSSFGESHINVPRDRDGSFEPALVPKRKSMAEGVENVIISMYAKGMSNHDIGEQIRELYDINVSASTISRVTDAVSEDIVAWRNRPLDPVYLIVWMDGISFKVRENSKVVNKTVYIAVGLKTNGLKEVLGLWLGKNESAAFWMGVLTDMKARGVEDILITATDNLNGFTDTIKASFPESVTQICVVHQIRNACRYVVWKDKKAFTKDMKEVYTAPNKEAAGAALEDFAEKWESKYSYAIKSWRDNWDELTVFFDYPVEIRKIIYTTNLIENLNGKVRKYTKNKLSFPTDEAVIKSVFLALREATKKWTMPIRDWGIILNSFLLIFGKRVRLN, encoded by the coding sequence ATGAAAAAAGAAGACCTTTTAAACGACGATTTCCTAAAGCAGTTCAAGAACGGAGAAGAACTGCAAACTTTTTTAGGTGAGCTCCAAAAGCGGGCAGTGGAAAAGATGCTAGAAGGAGAACTGGACAGCCATCTTGGATACCGAAAAAACGAACAGTCAGACAATCCCAACTCACGCAACGGACACACTTCCAAAAAGATAAAGAGCAGTTTTGGGGAGTCACATATCAATGTCCCCAGGGACAGGGACGGCAGTTTTGAGCCGGCACTGGTACCCAAAAGGAAAAGCATGGCAGAAGGTGTGGAGAACGTGATCATCTCCATGTATGCCAAAGGGATGTCCAACCATGACATAGGAGAACAGATCAGAGAGCTCTATGACATCAACGTATCGGCATCTACCATATCCAGGGTTACCGATGCGGTGTCCGAGGATATTGTGGCCTGGCGGAATCGTCCGCTCGACCCGGTCTATCTGATCGTATGGATGGACGGGATATCCTTCAAGGTACGGGAGAACTCCAAGGTGGTCAACAAGACCGTTTACATTGCGGTAGGGCTAAAGACCAACGGATTAAAAGAGGTCCTGGGGCTCTGGCTGGGAAAAAACGAATCAGCGGCCTTTTGGATGGGCGTACTCACCGATATGAAGGCACGGGGTGTCGAGGACATCCTGATCACGGCCACCGATAACCTTAACGGCTTTACCGATACGATCAAGGCCTCCTTCCCCGAATCGGTCACCCAGATATGTGTAGTACACCAGATCAGGAACGCCTGTAGATATGTGGTATGGAAAGACAAAAAGGCCTTCACCAAGGATATGAAAGAGGTCTATACCGCTCCAAATAAGGAAGCTGCCGGGGCCGCCCTGGAAGATTTTGCCGAAAAATGGGAAAGCAAATACTCATATGCCATTAAAAGCTGGAGAGACAACTGGGATGAACTGACCGTTTTCTTTGACTATCCCGTGGAAATAAGGAAGATCATTTATACCACCAACCTGATAGAAAACCTCAATGGAAAGGTCAGAAAATACACCAAAAACAAGCTGTCCTTCCCAACTGATGAGGCAGTTATCAAATCGGTATTCCTTGCCCTGCGCGAAGCCACCAAAAAATGGACAATGCCGATCAGGGACTGGGGAATAATCCTTAATAGTTTTCTGCTTATATTTGGAAAAAGGGTCAGGCTAAACTAA